In the genome of Paenibacillus sp. FSL R5-0766, one region contains:
- a CDS encoding MFS transporter, whose product MKNKWIIYILALAVFLIGTLEYIITGVIEMIASDLSVSTSEVGLLVTVFALAAAIIAPILIAITINMDRKKLLLSALSVFIASNGLMLVDLSYETLLWVRIIQGASGGVATVVAMAVSTRLVEKEKRGNAIGIILMGLSSSLVLGVPLGTFFSEMFGWRVLFIFIGLLSVLPLLIIYKKVPAIKEEEKITLRMQLSILKNPLILTALLITLLYIGGYSTLFTYITPFLQATSSLSMTEISGVLFLAGICSFVGSKVGGQLADAKGSKFTICLGLLLQGITLLLFALAGVNLMMLILVLMIFMLATWSISPAQQLYLVTLAPRNPDIALSVNTSFIQFGFALGSGLGGIVISRTSVLYLNWLGFGAVGIALLLAILLFKKSRSRTGTPDPV is encoded by the coding sequence TTGAAAAATAAATGGATTATATATATCTTGGCATTGGCTGTTTTTCTGATCGGAACCCTTGAATACATTATTACAGGAGTCATAGAAATGATCGCCTCAGACTTGAGTGTATCTACTTCCGAAGTGGGTTTACTGGTGACTGTATTCGCTCTGGCAGCGGCCATTATCGCTCCGATTCTCATTGCAATTACAATAAATATGGATCGCAAGAAGTTACTGTTGTCCGCCCTCAGTGTGTTTATTGCCAGCAACGGACTTATGCTTGTTGACCTTTCTTACGAAACTTTACTATGGGTGCGAATTATTCAAGGGGCTAGCGGAGGAGTGGCTACCGTAGTAGCAATGGCCGTATCGACACGACTGGTTGAAAAAGAAAAAAGGGGCAATGCCATCGGCATCATTTTGATGGGGCTAAGCAGTTCGCTAGTGCTCGGTGTCCCATTGGGCACATTTTTTAGTGAAATGTTTGGGTGGAGGGTTCTATTTATATTCATTGGATTGTTAAGTGTTCTTCCATTACTTATTATCTACAAAAAGGTTCCGGCAATCAAAGAGGAAGAAAAGATCACCCTCAGAATGCAGCTCTCCATTTTAAAAAATCCACTCATACTGACTGCCTTGCTTATTACATTATTGTATATCGGCGGCTATTCGACACTGTTCACGTACATTACGCCTTTCTTACAAGCTACGTCTTCTCTTTCCATGACCGAGATAAGCGGTGTTCTGTTTCTCGCAGGAATTTGCAGCTTTGTCGGATCAAAAGTGGGCGGACAATTGGCAGATGCAAAGGGATCAAAGTTTACAATTTGTCTAGGCCTTCTGTTACAAGGCATAACTCTTCTTTTGTTTGCTCTAGCTGGAGTTAATCTTATGATGTTAATCTTGGTTTTAATGATTTTTATGTTGGCAACGTGGAGCATATCTCCGGCCCAGCAACTATATCTGGTTACACTGGCACCTCGTAATCCTGACATTGCCCTTAGCGTAAATACATCATTTATCCAATTTGGTTTTGCACTGGGATCTGGATTAGGTGGGATTGTGATCAGTCGTACATCTGTCCTGTACTTAAATTGGTTGGGGTTTGGAGCTGTAGGAATTGCTTTACTTCTTGCCATACTGCTATTTAAGAAATCGAGAAGCAGAACTGGAACTCCAGATCCAGTGTAA
- a CDS encoding helix-turn-helix domain-containing protein — protein sequence MFKISAFSRLSRVSLKTLRYYDQIGILKPRKVDHDTGYRYYSADQLLELNRIFIYKELGFTLPQITQLLQEHITLENIQGMFKLKRSEIQQIIDTEQAKLVRIEERMQLLEEEGHVETGQEIRIKEEGARQFLFQTGCGREEEIPSLFRQFDQSLTKEMRQLIDGPQVVLWKEIAGQEEAFEFEIGYFLSCELRSPPDPFQLRTLPAEPMMATIAYRSNATFACKACVHLATWIEKNNYQIKENESGRELYLPLSQEQDAQLIEIQIPILNR from the coding sequence TTGTTCAAAATCAGTGCGTTTTCCAGGCTAAGTAGGGTCTCATTAAAAACACTGCGTTATTATGACCAGATTGGCATACTTAAGCCGAGAAAGGTAGATCACGATACGGGTTACCGTTACTATTCCGCAGATCAGCTTCTCGAGCTCAACCGAATCTTCATTTATAAAGAATTGGGGTTCACGTTGCCACAAATCACACAGCTGTTACAGGAACATATTACATTGGAGAATATTCAAGGCATGTTTAAGCTAAAAAGAAGCGAAATTCAGCAGATTATCGATACGGAACAAGCCAAACTCGTCCGAATTGAGGAACGCATGCAGCTTTTAGAGGAAGAGGGGCACGTTGAAACCGGGCAAGAAATCCGAATCAAAGAGGAAGGTGCTCGGCAGTTTCTTTTTCAGACAGGGTGCGGGAGGGAAGAGGAGATCCCGAGTTTATTTCGTCAGTTTGATCAGTCATTAACAAAAGAAATGCGCCAACTGATCGACGGACCTCAAGTTGTTTTGTGGAAAGAAATCGCAGGACAAGAGGAAGCGTTCGAGTTTGAAATAGGTTACTTCTTAAGCTGTGAGCTGCGATCACCTCCCGACCCATTTCAACTGCGGACTCTTCCTGCTGAGCCCATGATGGCCACCATAGCTTATCGTTCCAATGCCACCTTTGCCTGTAAAGCCTGTGTTCATCTAGCTACATGGATTGAGAAGAATAACTATCAGATTAAGGAAAACGAGTCTGGTAGGGAACTGTACTTACCCTTATCTCAAGAACAAGATGCACAATTGATAGAAATACAAATCCCCATACTAAATAGATAA
- a CDS encoding AraC family transcriptional regulator, whose protein sequence is MTSIFYVECDAVHQNHFVFDIPEGHDAWLLVITQTPAQFWVDGQLKEYPAHCAVLFKPYQKIYYRACSERYINDWIRFESDEPFVTDTSLPPGRPFPLDDPEYCHKLFQLLVAEHSFQNDYRESSINCLLRTLFNKLLESCVQEDISPQHYPLLKLRTAIHNHPSHPWTISEMAKIINVSPGYLQLMYKKSFGLSCMEDVIHSRIRLAKEYLRHHLYTVAEIADRCGYRNVEHFCRQFKQMTGSSPKQFHKRHEGVPGLNRVGI, encoded by the coding sequence ATGACATCTATTTTTTACGTTGAATGTGACGCGGTACATCAGAATCATTTTGTTTTTGATATCCCTGAAGGGCATGATGCCTGGTTATTAGTCATTACACAGACCCCTGCCCAGTTTTGGGTTGATGGACAACTTAAGGAATACCCGGCTCATTGTGCTGTACTTTTCAAACCGTATCAAAAAATATATTATCGGGCTTGTTCAGAGCGCTATATAAATGATTGGATTCGTTTTGAAAGTGATGAACCGTTTGTAACCGATACCTCCCTTCCGCCAGGCAGACCTTTCCCACTGGATGATCCGGAATACTGTCATAAACTGTTCCAATTGCTTGTTGCAGAGCATTCTTTTCAGAACGATTACCGGGAATCATCCATCAATTGCTTGCTGCGAACCTTGTTCAATAAATTGCTTGAGTCTTGTGTCCAAGAGGATATTAGTCCTCAGCACTATCCTCTGTTGAAGCTTCGAACAGCAATTCATAACCATCCCAGCCATCCTTGGACAATATCAGAAATGGCGAAGATCATAAACGTCAGTCCGGGGTACTTGCAGTTGATGTACAAGAAATCGTTTGGCCTCTCGTGTATGGAGGATGTTATTCATAGCAGAATACGTTTGGCCAAAGAATATCTCAGACATCATTTGTATACGGTTGCAGAGATTGCCGATCGATGCGGTTACCGTAATGTTGAGCATTTTTGCAGGCAGTTCAAACAAATGACAGGTTCCTCGCCTAAACAGTTTCACAAACGACATGAAGGTGTCCCGGGACTTAACAGAGTTGGGATATAA
- a CDS encoding FAD-dependent oxidoreductase, translating to MSKKVLIVGGVAGGASAAARLRRLDEHAEIIIFEKGPYISFANCGLPYYIGGTIDDRERLLVQTPKGMADRFRIDVRTRSEVVAIDSQKRVVKIQSQERGAYEESYDELILSPGAKPMIPDLPGKDNPLIYTVRSIPDIDRIKEQVSSSNNKSSIVIGGGFIGVEMAENLKEAGLDVTLIEGNAQVLTPYDTELAAALAQEMENHGVNLLFSKRVQGFHSLEQGIGVELADGHTLTADMVILAIGVTPDTYFLKDSGVSLGARGHIIVNEALESSVPHIYAVGDAIEVTETIHDTKATIPLAGPANKQGRIVADRIAGLPSTYKGTQGTSIIKVFGMTAATTGSNEKTLQRLGVEYQTVIVHPASHASYCPGSSAITLKLLFTPEGKILGAQAVGYDGVDKRIDDIAVAIHFGGHVRDLTELELSYAPPYSSAKDPVNMAGYAAENMITGRVQTFTYNQLADRQAGQSILLDVRSEIEHQNGHIPDSLSIPVDELRQRLDELDRSKEIWLYCQVGLRGYTASQILRQHGFSVKNLSGGYKTYRQAQFKPAPFTATKQEQHDPGIDANDKESIPTDSIQPQRIDHELNVCGLSCPGPLIQVKQKMDQLSNGETLRVKASDPGFYEDVKAWATMSGSTILQLERMKGGTIESVIAKNTAQPVSEAPISDPNPASTMVVFSGDLDKAIASLIIANGAAASGRKVTLFFTFWGLSIIRKQQPQKLSKTMIGRMFDMMLPRGSQKLGMSKMNMLGAGPKMIRGLMKKHHVPSLEELIESAIAQGVEIVACQMSMDLMGIQREELIDQVKIGGVGYYLGQASQANHNLFI from the coding sequence ATGAGCAAAAAAGTACTTATTGTTGGCGGTGTAGCTGGAGGTGCTTCTGCAGCTGCACGTCTTCGCCGTCTGGATGAACATGCCGAAATTATTATCTTTGAGAAGGGACCCTATATCTCATTTGCCAATTGTGGCTTGCCTTATTATATAGGTGGCACAATCGATGATCGAGAGCGTCTGCTGGTGCAGACGCCAAAAGGGATGGCAGATCGCTTTCGTATCGATGTGCGTACAAGAAGTGAGGTCGTAGCTATTGATTCGCAGAAGCGAGTGGTTAAGATACAGTCTCAGGAGCGCGGTGCATATGAAGAAAGCTATGACGAGTTGATATTGTCACCAGGTGCAAAACCGATGATTCCCGATCTGCCGGGTAAGGACAATCCACTAATTTATACCGTACGAAGTATTCCAGATATTGATCGGATCAAAGAACAGGTAAGTTCTTCTAACAACAAGTCTTCGATCGTCATAGGCGGTGGATTTATTGGCGTGGAAATGGCTGAGAATTTAAAGGAAGCTGGTCTGGATGTAACGCTGATTGAGGGGAACGCACAAGTACTCACACCATATGATACCGAGTTAGCAGCCGCATTGGCACAGGAAATGGAGAATCATGGTGTAAACCTGCTGTTTTCCAAGCGTGTTCAGGGATTCCATTCCCTAGAGCAGGGCATAGGAGTTGAACTTGCAGATGGTCATACGCTGACTGCTGACATGGTTATTCTTGCGATAGGCGTAACACCGGACACCTATTTTTTGAAGGATAGCGGCGTTTCGCTGGGTGCACGTGGACATATTATCGTAAATGAAGCTTTAGAAAGCAGTGTGCCACATATCTATGCTGTTGGGGATGCGATCGAAGTAACCGAAACCATTCATGATACGAAGGCAACGATACCACTTGCCGGACCTGCCAACAAACAAGGTCGTATTGTTGCCGACCGTATCGCAGGGCTTCCTTCTACCTATAAAGGAACACAAGGTACGTCCATTATCAAAGTATTTGGAATGACCGCAGCCACGACAGGCAGTAATGAAAAAACACTGCAACGTCTCGGCGTGGAATATCAAACCGTTATTGTACACCCTGCTTCTCATGCATCTTATTGTCCGGGTTCAAGCGCGATTACTCTTAAACTGCTGTTTACTCCGGAAGGTAAAATTTTGGGCGCACAAGCAGTCGGTTATGACGGAGTGGATAAACGAATAGATGATATTGCTGTAGCCATTCATTTTGGAGGGCATGTCCGGGATTTGACAGAGCTTGAACTGAGTTACGCACCACCTTATTCTTCTGCCAAAGATCCCGTGAATATGGCTGGATATGCGGCAGAGAATATGATCACCGGACGTGTTCAGACGTTCACCTATAATCAACTGGCTGATCGTCAGGCGGGGCAGTCCATACTTCTGGATGTTCGCAGTGAAATCGAGCATCAAAATGGTCATATTCCGGATTCACTCTCTATTCCAGTTGATGAGCTTCGTCAACGTTTAGATGAATTAGACCGATCCAAAGAGATCTGGCTATACTGTCAAGTCGGCTTACGTGGTTATACAGCTTCGCAAATTTTGCGTCAGCATGGTTTTAGCGTAAAAAACCTGAGTGGTGGTTATAAAACTTACCGTCAAGCCCAGTTTAAGCCTGCTCCATTTACTGCTACAAAACAAGAGCAGCATGATCCTGGGATAGACGCTAACGATAAGGAGTCTATTCCCACTGACTCAATACAGCCGCAACGTATTGATCATGAGTTGAACGTATGCGGATTAAGTTGTCCTGGTCCCCTGATTCAGGTTAAGCAGAAAATGGATCAACTCTCAAACGGAGAAACCCTTCGTGTGAAAGCTTCCGATCCAGGCTTCTATGAAGATGTCAAAGCATGGGCCACGATGTCGGGTTCCACAATCTTGCAGTTGGAAAGAATGAAAGGCGGTACGATTGAGTCTGTCATTGCTAAAAATACAGCACAACCCGTATCGGAGGCCCCAATCAGCGATCCTAATCCTGCCAGCACGATGGTTGTCTTCAGTGGTGATCTGGATAAAGCGATCGCTTCACTCATTATTGCAAATGGGGCCGCAGCCAGTGGTCGGAAAGTAACCCTATTTTTCACGTTTTGGGGATTGAGCATTATTCGCAAGCAGCAGCCGCAGAAGTTATCCAAAACCATGATCGGCCGTATGTTTGATATGATGTTACCTCGCGGTAGCCAGAAGCTTGGCATGTCCAAAATGAATATGCTTGGAGCAGGCCCGAAGATGATCCGTGGTTTGATGAAAAAACATCATGTGCCTTCATTGGAAGAATTGATTGAGAGCGCAATTGCACAAGGAGTAGAGATCGTTGCCTGCCAAATGTCCATGGATTTAATGGGAATTCAGCGCGAAGAACTAATAGACCAAGTCAAAATTGGTGGTGTCGGTTACTATCTTGGACAAGCATCACAAGCCAATCATAATCTGTTTATTTAA
- a CDS encoding metalloregulator ArsR/SmtB family transcription factor, with amino-acid sequence MNTPAFDSNNIKQFDEPANLLKALSHPIRLCIVRGLMMKKKCNVSYMQECLDLPQSTVSQHLQKLRSAGIVATERNGLEVNYVLADQRVEQIIKTLFEKDDCES; translated from the coding sequence TTGAACACTCCCGCTTTTGACAGCAATAACATTAAACAGTTCGATGAACCAGCTAATCTGCTGAAAGCTTTGTCTCACCCCATTCGTTTATGCATTGTGCGGGGACTGATGATGAAAAAAAAATGTAATGTCTCTTATATGCAGGAATGTCTGGATCTTCCCCAATCAACAGTCTCACAACACCTCCAGAAGCTTCGTAGTGCAGGTATTGTTGCTACGGAGCGGAATGGACTTGAAGTGAACTATGTGCTTGCCGATCAACGGGTTGAACAGATTATTAAAACTTTATTTGAAAAGGATGATTGTGAATCATGA